Within Pseudomonas tructae, the genomic segment GGTCGGCACCGCGGCAATCACCCGGCCCATGATCGGTAGCAAGCCGAGCACCACCAGGATGACCCCGCCGGTGGCTACCACGTAGCGGCTCTTGACCCCGGTCACGGCCACCAGGCCGACGTTCTGGGCGAAGGCGCTCTGGGTGAAGGAGCCGAAGATCGGCGCCAGGATGCTGGAGGCCATGTCGGCGCGCAGGCCGTTGCCCAGGCGTTTGGAGTCGACCTTGGTGTCGATGATTTCACCGACGGCGAGGATGTCCGCCGAGGTTTCCACCAGGGTCACCATGATCACGATGCACATCGACAGGATGGCGGCGATGTGGAAGGTCGGCATACCGAAGTGGAACGGCGTCGGCATTGCGACCAGCGGGCCGTCGAGGACCTTGCTGAAATCGGCCATGCCCAGCGACCAGGCGATCAGGGTGCCGATGACCATCGCCAGGAGGATCGACAGCCGCGAGATGGCCGCGCTACCCAGCTTGCTCAGCACCAGGACGATCAGGAAGGTCAGGCCGGCCAGGCCGATGTTGGCCATGCTGCCGAAATCCGGGGCCTTGCTGTTGCCGCCCATGACCCAGCGCGCAGCCACTGGCATCAGGGTCAGGCCAATGGTGGTGATGACGATACCGGTCACCAGCGGCGGGAAGAACTTGGTGATCCGCGAGAACACCGGCGTAATCAGAAAACCGATCAGCGAAGCCGCCATGACCGCGCCCAGTACCCCGGGCAACCCGCCACCGCCTTCACTGCTGAGGATTGCGCCCATGGTCGCCACCCCGGCGAACGACACGCCCTGCACCAACGGCAGCTGGCAACCGAACCACGGCAGGCCGAGGGTTTGCAGCAGGGTCGCCAGGCCGCCGGCAAACAACGACGCGGCGATCAACAGGCCGATGTCGGCAGGGCCCAGGCCGGCCGCCTGGCCGAGGATCAAAGGTACCGCGACGATGCCGCCGTACATGGTCAGAACATGCTGCAGGCCATAAGCCAGGTTGGCGCCAAGGCCCAGGTTCTCGTCTTCGGGACGCTGGGCTGAAGACGTGCTAGGGGAGGACGTATTCATGGGGCTGGTTCTCAGTTTTATTGTTGTGGCGCTACTGTAGACAAGTCCTATACGTGAATGCCAGAACAATTGTATACAATTTTTAGATTTGCGTAGGAACAGTCCTACCAATGGTTTGGCTTCAGGGCTGGATGCAGAGATCGTTGCAACAGCCGCGCGCAGCCCTCGCAAGGCTGCGTGACAAAGGTGGGAGGGTTGAAAAAGCTGTCCAGGTGGACAGAAAAGCGCGAGGGTGAAGAGTGGTTAGGGGCCTAACAGATTCTAATCTTCGATCAGTTCCCGCAGCTCACGCATCATTTCGGTGCTGTCGGCCACGTTCAGCTCGACCAGACGGTGCAAATGGCTCATTGACTCGACGTCAATGTACAAGCAGACAAAACCCAGCTGACAGCCTTCTTCATGGCGTAATTCGACCAGCATCTGCAATTTGACCTGCTCGCTCAGGTACACGTAGGCCTCGAAATCCTGGGTCAGGTCCGGGTCCCAGGGTTCGGGGCACTTGACCAGCAGGCCCTTGAGGGACAGATCAAGCAGTTCGACCGGCCAGCACCGCTCTCCCTGGCACAATTGGGTTCTGGCATCGAAGGCAATTCGCTGGAAACGTCGACGATCTGGATGGTCGCTCATGTTCAGGCACTCCGGGGTTCTTCCTGACTATAGCTCAGCACTTGCCAAGGCCCACGCAAGGGCGCATAACGAGGTCTGTCCAGCCCACGCTGAAGGCTCTAGACCAACGTGGGGGCTGGCCTTTCCTGCCAGTATCGCTAGACTCGAAAGGCTGTCTTTTATCCACTAGCTGGAAGCAAACCATGAACAACAATAATAGCCTGCTACGCCACATTCCGTGGCTGGCGCTGGCAGTCATAGGAGCCTGTGCGCTGGGTGTGGTCGCCCTGCGTCGTGGCGAGGCCATCAACGCCTTGTGGATCGTCGTCGCCTCGGTGGCCATCTACCTGGTCGCCTACCGCTACTACAGCCTGTTCATCGCCACCAAGGTGATGCAGCTGGACCCGCGTCGGGCCACCCCGGCGGTGGTTAACAACGATGGTCTGGACTACGTGCCGACCAACAAACACATTCTGTTCGGCCACCACTTCGCCGCGATTGCCGGTGCCGGCCCGCTGGTCGGCCCCGTGCTGGCAGCGCAGATGGGCTACCTGCCGGGCACGCTCTGGCTGATTGCCGGGGTGGTGCTGGCCGGTGCGGTGCAGGATTTCATGATCCTGTTCCTGTCCACC encodes:
- a CDS encoding nucleobase:cation symporter-2 family protein translates to MNTSSPSTSSAQRPEDENLGLGANLAYGLQHVLTMYGGIVAVPLILGQAAGLGPADIGLLIAASLFAGGLATLLQTLGLPWFGCQLPLVQGVSFAGVATMGAILSSEGGGGLPGVLGAVMAASLIGFLITPVFSRITKFFPPLVTGIVITTIGLTLMPVAARWVMGGNSKAPDFGSMANIGLAGLTFLIVLVLSKLGSAAISRLSILLAMVIGTLIAWSLGMADFSKVLDGPLVAMPTPFHFGMPTFHIAAILSMCIVIMVTLVETSADILAVGEIIDTKVDSKRLGNGLRADMASSILAPIFGSFTQSAFAQNVGLVAVTGVKSRYVVATGGVILVVLGLLPIMGRVIAAVPTSVLGGAGIVLFGTVAASGIRTLSKVSYKNNVNLIIVAASLGFGMIPIAAPNFYAQFPSWFETIFHSGISSAAIMAIVLNLVFNHFTTGNSDQQSVFAAAYERTIHYSDISALRDGDYFEDGKLFNAEGKEVPVMSEGEHGEPPARREAVSEH
- a CDS encoding PilZ domain-containing protein is translated as MSDHPDRRRFQRIAFDARTQLCQGERCWPVELLDLSLKGLLVKCPEPWDPDLTQDFEAYVYLSEQVKLQMLVELRHEEGCQLGFVCLYIDVESMSHLHRLVELNVADSTEMMRELRELIED